The Punica granatum isolate Tunisia-2019 chromosome 4, ASM765513v2, whole genome shotgun sequence sequence ACATACTTCAGGGGCTCCGTAATTACCCATATGTGCAAAAAAAATGAGTGTAAACACATACTTatgaaacaaattaattaaatatagtGGTGAAAAGAGCAGTTCTACATATCTTTTAGTGGATTacattaaaaaagtaatatacaAGAcgaagaaaatagaaaaagaacatGTTATGTCGGTTAGGGTTAAacaaataacataaattttccaaattatcaaaacagaaaacaagaaaaagagaacGGGATTTAGGTGCAGTGACATCGAGGGCTAATTCGCCAACGTGCATACATTCGTCCCTATTCGTTGTGTCTTTGGCATATATTCACCGGTAACAACATCACTATAGTGGCATTATATGCAGTGCTTAAAGTATTATATACAAGGGAATGAGTAAACTGGTATGAGAATGATAATATACGCATGCTATGGATAAGAATATACAAACATACAAATCAAGGCCGACGAGAAGAGGCACGAGAGAAGGTTGTTGTCTAATTTATGATGTAAATTAAACAGAAAGgataattttgatttgagaGGGTACTTCAACACCTCATCATCTGccttatatacatatataagtgAAACTTAGCACTGAGATCctttccttccttcttcttgCCGGCTAATTATTGTCCTTCCGTTGAAGCCAGTTCGAGAAGGCATTGAGGGTTTTCCCGTCGGCTCGATAATGTTTCTGGGTGAACTCCAGGAATGTACGCCATGTGAAATCCGGATACTGTCTATCACTTGAGTTTAACAACTCAACTGGTGGTGCCACGATTTTATCCATTCGTGGGCACAGAAAAAAGGCAAGGGATTTTCTCGCTGTTCGGCTATTCACGACTGCCCTGTGCAAGCAGCTCTTGTATGTGCCGTTTGAGAGTGCCTGATTCACATGAGACATCTGGCTCATTGACTAAGTATCACACAcactacatatatattcaattgACTGAGGTAGAATGGATTAGTTGATGATCATTGTATGTACCGTAAATGTATCGCCGATGTTAACTACAAATGCATCAGGGTTCGGGCTAACGGAGTGCCATTTGTCATCGACGAGGACTTGGAGGCCTCCAACTTGGTCCTGGTGAAGGATAGTGAGGGAAGTGGGGTCACAGTGAGGGCCAGTCCCAAGAGTTAGATCGGGTTGCTGACATGGTGGATAGTAATTCAATCTCATTATCGAGTCATTCTCTTCGAAAAATTCCTTAAAATGCGCTCTTCCGACTCCTAGGCTCATCCCCAAGAGCTCCATTATCTCTAGGGAGAGATTGCCCATTGCTTCACAGTATTCCTGGTACACCTCCCTACAACCATACCGGAAAAATCTCGTAATGTTATTATTAGGTCATAATTAAGAAACCAAGACCGAGCCTCGTAATGGTTTCAAGATTGAAGGTGTTTAGCAATGCAGTGCTCTTACCCGAAGTACTGAAATTCTTCGCCCATAACATTCAAGAAGTACTCCTCAACGGTCTTCATAGACCGATTATCATCAGCGGAATACTGAAAAGAAAGGGTCTCTTTCCAGGGGAGCTTCGAGGAGAACCTCCCCGTAAAGCTACTGGCATAACCACAGTGATCACCTATCTTTCTTTGGGCTCTTTCCTTCTGAGACAGCTCCATCCCAAAGAAGATCTCCATTAACTCCCCAGCCCTTTCTACGAGGCCGCGGTCGATCCCGTGGTTGACTATGATGAAGAAGCCGTGTTTCTTGCAGGCCTCATTGACAAGGGGAGTTGCTTCGGATGCGGAAATGAGGTCTCCTGAGAGGAAAGCTCTCAAGTCGATGACGGGGACTTCAAGTTCCATGGTTTCGGAAGATAGTTTTGGCTTCTCTTCATCTGGCCATACGAACTGTGACGTATGTTCGGTTGGTTTTGAAGAATCGAGGCATCGAAGACGAGGTTAGGACTAGGATGGTGTTGTGGTGACGCCGGTTCTTTCTCTACTATCTTTGGCTTGTCCATCGGTGGGAAGGGAGGGTGCCGAGAAGGCATTGGCATACAACAAGGGCTAGACATCTGATTGAACGATTGTCGATCGATATATAGACCCGGATCAATTTCAGGATTCAGAATTTTTATGTTCAAGAAGGTAGTTCAATTGTGGGAGAGACTGTACGTGGTGGTTGAGTGGGCAGTGAGTTTTATATAGAGGACGAGAAAATATAGGGCGAGTAATGCATAATTAAGCGGTTGCATAAAACTTTATTCCTAAATGACAAGTATCTCACCGTATAACTCTCTATTTCTTACTTTTACACTTATCATTCTGGAGTTGAGTTTTATCGCATCACTTAATTGTCCAATATTTTGTGAAGGAGGACAGAGGGCAGAGTGTGAGGATTGGTGGAATGAGGTACTAACAAACGTTGGGAATCTCTACGTTGGAAAGCAAAAtgcacaaaatatatatatacatatatatatatatatgtatgtgtgtgtacgGTCTGCTCAAGTCCACTAGATCACGACTAATTTAGTTCGAAACAGATCATCCCACTAAAAGATAAAGCTTTCggcgtgaattttctttattcacaaGATTCGAACCTAAGACTATATTTAAGGAGAACAAGTGTCCAATCACTTGAACCGATATAAGATTGGTTAATTCAATTTCAATCTTAGACGGAGACGTTTTGGCCTATATGATATATCACATAGATCATTAGGTCATTATTTTGAGTTAACTTGTGGACACCATATGCAACAGATGTATAACGACCAAATGTAGTATGCTTGGGAAGTGAAGAACTCGCGTCCAAATTTTAATCAAATATATCATGTACAAAAAATTGAATCGTACCATTCTTTGTCACAAGGAGTTACATGTTTATAATGTTATTATAAGAGACGTATTACCGAGAAGCAATAGAAGGGACAATATAACCACAATAATGTCATGCCGtaccttttctaaaattacAATTGGATATTATTGTAAgtgaataaatgaaaaaaatacatCCTATCTAATAAAATTAACCTTTTAATGCAGATGATTGTTATCATGTCAAATTCCCATAAGGTATTAAACCACTAGTTTGATATATTGCACAAGCGtatttctctcatttaatttatttcactCGTGAATAGAGAATTATTTCGACCCACGCCTGAGAAGAAATGTaatgaatgaataagtaaatataCCGAATCTAAAAGAGTAATATGATTGTGATATTATATGAGTTCGGAAGAGTGCAATGATAAGCAGATTGGAGAGAGATTTGGTGCAATCACACCCAAACTTGATCTGAAAGTAGAGAAATTCTACaatttgttcctttttttctgtGGATTACAATTTATTCTTATCGTGAGTTTTTTTTCGTATactcataaattttttttagcgTGTATCATGATATCCAGAACCCAATGAGTCTTGgttaattcagttcgagtcgAATTGGCCTATTAAATGGTAAAACTCTCCaacattgattttttttcatcgaTAAGACTCGAATATGAGACATTGATTAAGGAAAACAAATACCGAATAACTTGAACCAACCTATATTGGTAttgtatatttaattattaaaagaaaaaaaatgaaagagaaagcGGGGGAGAAGGGAAAAGCCAAGGCCGGTCATTGGGGAGGTCGGTGTACAAAAATTGGAATCTTGTATTGTTTTAACTGTTGCGTCACTCCTTTCTTCTTTACCCACTCGCACGTCCAATTTTATATTTCTACGTTTTATCATATGATATTGCTTTTAGTCCTATGTTTTGTCATATTATAAATCCtttatttaaataacacactaaaaaattaataaaatttctttattattacCTGGCTATAAACAAATTAACAAATTGAAAGGAGTGATGTTGACTGAAATAGTAACCAAATCTAGCTAGTACCCATTCACTTCATACATACAAGATACAACTTCTACGTACATGGCACTATTTTATACATAATAATTCATCCATATATAATCATTATcattatatttgtatatagtaaaattgactaCACATGCAATTAATGCcctaaaaatatatgtaatcatattttaattaaaaatagaatATAATAAACGTTTGCTGGAGGATGATTTATCAAATGAGTATGTCATAAATAGAGAAATGTGTAAATCAAATCTTCATTAAGAATTTCATAAGTTGAAAACATGTCATAAATCTTTCGAATACACGAATGGTTACACCACATATTAATAGATACCATTAGTcgtaaaataattattgaaacatttgaaatatatttaaatttgatgaaagaccatttttaaaatttcatattaattaattactataAGAAATGATATAAATTGATGAAACAAAACCATACAGCTAAAATGACACAGATACTAAAAAGTAATTGATCGATAATATTTAGAGTTTTTGAAAACACTCCCAGAAGCCACAGTTTCGGCAAACTTATGACATGAAAATTTGTCAGAAGCCACTGAAACTTATATATGATCatacatattaaaaaaaaaagaataacatTTGAACCAGCTAGGGACGTCATAAACACTTAATAAAATATGGGACAAAAACAATTCTATAAATCTTTGAGTTAAACAATTATGATAAATTCGCATTAACAATTGTATAAATACATTAGGAATATTAAAGGAGACGATTAGGTATAAAATAATTGCTTAACCATTTAAAATTAGAGGGTTTTACctcaaatggcccatggtttacccattttgtcaaatctatcatatgttttttttcaaatctatcctatggtttactttttgcatcaaatctatcccgacgttatcttttccgtcaacatctaacggccgtgctaaCGTGGCAAGTGGAGGGATAGTGGGTTACACTTGCCACGTGAGCGCCATgtcagcacgaccgttagatgttgacggaaaagataacgtcgggatagatttgatgcaaaaagtaaaccatgtgatagatttgacaaaaaaaaagcatgggatagatttgacaaaacggataaactatgagccattttaggtaaattcccCTTAAAATTACTCTAATTATATAGAAGATTCTCAATTgcttaaaatttgaaattaagaaTTGAAAAACATTATATTCTTCGTAATTTGAGACTGTGATAGTTATAATAAAAAGTGATAATAGATAAGTAAAATCGTTGAATACATTAGTCTCATGCATATAATACATGtatctaatttattattttataatactCATAATATTGTAATTAAATTTTGTTATAACTAGTATAAATTCATGTAATTTACATGTAAGAGCTTCTCTTTTATTGAATACAAACTTATTACAATTTTGTGATATACTAAATATAGATACCAATAGTTAATTAGGTATGTTaacaaaatcaattataaaatttcataaattatctatataaattagtGTAAagatgatttatattttaacgatttttaaaaatatggtAATTTATCTACATGCGTGAGATATTGaaaatcatttaaaaaaataatgaaaataagttttaaagtaatttaattaaccTTTTTAACTaagttaaattattaaaagttgTTAATTATAGTGTGTTCTCATATGAAAATATTCATGACATAGAAGAAAACATTGAAGCATATCAATTAAATAACACAAAAATGGGTTCATAATAACGCCCTTAGAAAGGTAAAATATAATCTATCTTTAAAAAGTCaacatattaatatttataattaaatttaaaatatgtaaTCTTCACATAGATCTAAAGACTTTTAGCGATGTGATGATATATAAGTAGGCTTATTATAATTCAATCACCTTTAAAAAGATAAGATATAATGGAAAATAATCATCAATATATTCCTAGAACATGTAACTgagtaaattattaatttagtccCTAGAAAATGTAATTATTGATTGAACTCTATGACCATAttctcttgaatttttttcagatgTAATAAATATGAATGCACGTTCAttgtaattttctttcaaattGGAGTGCTAT is a genomic window containing:
- the LOC116203229 gene encoding LOW QUALITY PROTEIN: gibberellin 20 oxidase 1-like (The sequence of the model RefSeq protein was modified relative to this genomic sequence to represent the inferred CDS: inserted 1 base in 1 codon), yielding MSSPCCMPMPSRHPPFPPMDKPKIVEKEPASPQHHPSPNLVFDASILQNQPNXTSQFVWPDEEKPKLSSETMELEVPVIDLRAFLSGDLISASEATPLVNEACKKHGFFIIVNHGIDRGLVERAGELMEIFFGMELSQKERAQRKIGDHCGYASSFTGRFSSKLPWKETLSFQYSADDNRSMKTVEEYFLNVMGEEFQYFGEVYQEYCEAMGNLSLEIMELLGMSLGVGRAHFKEFFEENDSIMRLNYYPPCQQPDLTLGTGPHCDPTSLTILHQDQVGGLQVLVDDKWHSVSPNPDAFVVNIGDTFTALSNGTYKSCLHRAVVNSRTARKSLAFFLCPRMDKIVAPPVELLNSSDRQYPDFTWRTFLEFTQKHYRADGKTLNAFSNWLQRKDNN